One genomic region from Phycodurus eques isolate BA_2022a chromosome 16, UOR_Pequ_1.1, whole genome shotgun sequence encodes:
- the LOC133414742 gene encoding arf-GAP with dual PH domain-containing protein 1-like: MFSERQYNRKRVMELVDKPENKNCADCGAADPEWASYTLGVFVCHSCSGLHRNIAQISKVKSLLLDPWTMAQLELMDSVGNHVAKAKYEQTVPAFYYRPAHKDCALLREQWIRAKYERKEFVPGGTQESYSAGYREGFLWKRGRDSGQYLSRKFILSEKEGVLKYFNKQDGREPKAIISVGTLNASFQPAKIGTAHGLQITYLKDNSTRNIFVYHKDGKEMVDWFNAIRAARFRYLQVAFPGAPAADLLPMVTRDYVKQGFMEKTGPKHTEGFRKRWFAMDDRRLMYFKDPLDAYARGEVFIGAKENGYSVLPGLPSGVQSSHWQFGITVATPDRKFVLVCESERDRTDWMETFQTVVGRPMLPQEYAVEANFKHKR; the protein is encoded by the exons ATGTTTTCAGAGCGACAGTACAACAGAAAGAGGGTGATGGAACTTGTGGACAAACCGGAAAATAAAAACTGCGCCGACTGCGGAGCGGCAG atCCCGAGTGGGCATCGTACACtctgggtgtgtttgtgtgccacaGTTGCTCTGGCCTCCATCGAAACATCGCCCAGATCAGCAAGGTCAAGTCTCTCCTGCTGGACCCGTGGACCATGGCACAATTGGAG TTGATGGACTCTGTGGGCAACCACGTGGCCAAGGCCAAATACGAGCAGACCGTGCCCGCCTTCTACTACCGGCCCGCTCACAAAGACTGCGC GCTCCTGCGTGAGCAGTGGATCCGCGCCAAGTACGAGAGGAAGGAGTTCGTGCCCGGCGGGACGCAGGAATCCTACTCGGCAG GCTACCGGGAGGGGTTTCTATGGAAACGAGGCCGAGACAGCGGCCAGTACCTCAGCCGAAAATTCATCCTGTCCGAAAAAGAGGGCGTGCTCAAGTATTTCAACAAGCAGGAT GGGAGAGAGCCTAAAGCGATCATTAGCGTCGGGACGCTGAACGCTAGTTTCCAGCCCGCTAAAATTGGCACAGCCCACGGGCTTCAGATAACCTACTTGAAGGACAACAGCACCCGCAACATCTTCGTTTACCACAAGGATGGCAAG GAAATGGTAGACTGGTTCAACGCCATCCGAGCAGCCAGATTTCGCTACCTGCAGGTGGCTTTCCCCGGAGCTCCCGCAGCCGAT TTGTTGCCCATGGTAACCAGGGACTACGTAAAGCAGGGCTTCATGGAGAAGACTGGTCCCAAG CACACGGAGGGTTTTAGGAAGAGGTGGTTCGCCATGGATGACAGGAGGCTCATGTACTTCAAAGATCCACTG GACGCCTACGCACGAGGCGAAGTGTTCATCGGCGCTAAGGAAAACGGCTACAGCGTCCTGCCGGGCCTCCCGTCGGGCGTTCAGAGCTCCCACTGGCAGTTCGGGATCACCGTGGCGACGCCGGACAGGAAGTTCGTTCTAGTGTGCGAGAGCGAGCGGGATCGGACGGACTGGATGGAGACGTTTCAGACGGTCGTCGGCAGGCCGATGCTACCTCAAGAGTACGCGG TGGAGGCCAATTTTAAGCACAAACGGTGA